A genomic segment from Polyangium mundeleinium encodes:
- a CDS encoding Ig-like domain-containing protein: MGRFSNLPDGVHRWHPRRRTQRAQKNRGGRQAQEIGTACHHLTPDTSSMKKGETLQHTLKVRSSDGTSNGEMSRHADVEWSSSDAATATVSPDGLVTAIDEGTVPITARFGSQEESKALIILP; the protein is encoded by the coding sequence CTGGGCAGGTTTTCCAACCTTCCCGATGGTGTTCATCGATGGCATCCTCGTCGGCGGACACAGCGAGCTCAAAAAAATCGAGGCGGCCGGCAAGCTCAAGAAATAGGCACGGCTTGCCACCATCTCACCCCCGACACGAGCTCGATGAAGAAGGGTGAGACGCTTCAGCACACGCTGAAGGTGAGGTCTTCCGACGGGACGTCGAACGGGGAGATGTCCAGGCACGCCGATGTCGAGTGGAGCTCGAGCGACGCGGCGACCGCCACGGTCTCCCCTGACGGCCTCGTGACCGCGATCGACGAGGGAACGGTCCCAATCACCGCCCGCTTCGGCAGCCAGGAAGAGTCCAAGGCCCTCATCATCCTGCCCTGA
- a CDS encoding TIGR02281 family clan AA aspartic protease — protein MQRPVCQAHPGQPAAASCSQCFVALCTVCRQFDGMQPVCPNCLRKQRRAPLVRALVALVVLGGVGGGGYWAYRTYQPRYDYGAASNSVHKLEAELQKEPCDRPKTLELLETMLAAGDSRGVLARAATFSAACGEFVQTRRITYRAHQRLGEADAAAADLTALVNSEPYQFHYRAWRGVVYQEKGDLDRAAEDFRQALLLYPKLTDIPLNLATVYEKQGKPCEAAFPLQQLVFHHPRAPWTPGIRTRIADLLQKGGCSVVGEGRAALRMEPGQLQIRAKVRLDDKETASFVVDTGASYVTLPRALADRLGLDLTGAPKVELQTANGRKDGLFILMSSIAVDKLAAKRVPAVVVDDLGAGVEGLLGLSFLSRFELRQADGVIEIAVPTP, from the coding sequence ATGCAGCGCCCCGTTTGCCAAGCCCACCCCGGACAGCCCGCGGCGGCCTCGTGCAGCCAATGCTTCGTGGCCCTCTGCACGGTCTGCCGGCAGTTCGACGGCATGCAGCCCGTTTGCCCCAATTGCCTGCGCAAGCAGCGCCGGGCGCCGCTCGTACGTGCCCTCGTCGCCCTCGTCGTGCTGGGCGGGGTCGGGGGTGGTGGCTATTGGGCCTACCGCACCTACCAGCCGCGCTACGACTACGGGGCCGCCTCGAACTCGGTGCACAAGCTCGAGGCCGAGCTGCAGAAGGAGCCTTGCGACCGCCCGAAGACGCTCGAGCTCCTCGAGACGATGCTCGCGGCCGGCGATAGTCGCGGGGTGCTGGCGCGGGCCGCCACGTTTTCCGCTGCATGCGGCGAATTCGTGCAGACGAGGCGCATCACCTACCGCGCGCACCAGCGCCTGGGCGAGGCGGACGCGGCGGCGGCCGATCTGACGGCGCTGGTGAATTCCGAGCCTTATCAATTCCATTATCGTGCGTGGCGAGGCGTGGTGTACCAGGAGAAGGGCGACCTCGACCGCGCGGCGGAGGATTTCCGCCAGGCGCTCCTGCTCTACCCGAAGCTCACCGACATCCCGCTCAACCTGGCGACGGTCTACGAGAAGCAGGGCAAGCCCTGCGAGGCGGCATTTCCGTTGCAACAGCTCGTCTTTCATCACCCGCGTGCGCCCTGGACGCCGGGCATCCGGACGCGCATCGCCGATCTCCTGCAAAAAGGGGGCTGCTCGGTCGTGGGCGAGGGCCGCGCGGCGCTGCGTATGGAGCCGGGCCAGCTCCAGATTCGCGCCAAGGTTCGCCTCGACGACAAGGAGACGGCGTCCTTCGTGGTGGATACCGGGGCGAGCTACGTGACGCTGCCGCGAGCACTCGCGGACAGGCTGGGCCTCGACCTCACCGGGGCACCGAAGGTCGAGCTGCAGACGGCGAACGGGCGAAAGGACGGGCTTTTCATCCTGATGAGCTCCATCGCGGTGGACAAGCTCGCGGCGAAGCGCGTGCCGGCGGTGGTGGTCGACGATCTCGGCGCGGGCGTCGAGGGGCTTCTGGGGTTGAGCTTCCTGTCGCGTTTCGAGCTCCGGCAGGCGGATGGGGTGATCGAAATCGCGGTGCCGACGCCCTGA
- a CDS encoding Ig-like domain-containing protein, with amino-acid sequence MKLYRMLFAMAFSAMSMVAAVGCGDEDNKTVSDLDLTPDTSSMKKGETLQYTLKVMYSDGTSDGDMSSHADVEWISSDAATATVSADGLVTAIDEGTVTITARFGGQEESESLVILP; translated from the coding sequence ATGAAACTGTATCGCATGCTTTTCGCCATGGCGTTCTCGGCGATGTCGATGGTTGCCGCCGTCGGTTGCGGCGATGAGGACAACAAGACGGTCTCGGACCTCGATCTCACCCCCGACACGAGCTCGATGAAGAAGGGTGAGACGCTTCAGTACACGCTGAAGGTGATGTATTCCGACGGGACGTCGGACGGGGATATGTCCAGCCACGCCGATGTCGAGTGGATCTCGAGCGACGCGGCGACCGCCACGGTCTCCGCTGACGGCCTCGTGACCGCGATCGACGAAGGAACGGTCACAATCACCGCCCGCTTCGGCGGCCAGGAAGAGTCCGAGTCCCTCGTCATCCTGCCCTGA
- a CDS encoding NFACT RNA binding domain-containing protein, giving the protein MTTPTSDPPPPPLAPLLDARLEAAHLCPETGLLTLAFYIGRRLSLGVGLGPHVTGFGFLPRLPRARATSAHPLVAAMRAHLVDHRVRSIHLQDGALHLTFDPPDDALPGARLSLRVGRRGQASVSSPSGAVVVWPLDPEGAPPRDGVDPSRWLDAADTLERHGLAMVEASDARALDLLRAGLLRAAKAKLKALERRAEAVRQDLARLQDAPRLQKIGRLLVAQGNKVPKGATKATLDDWEEGGTIEVALAPDKPAKAQAETFFQKARRLQRGAAVMEKRLAETERAWEAVFPLVDAIAEAPADPAALDALAETAKHAGVSASEIEAASRGKATRQQDKERRPYHTFRDALGRTILVGRGGKDNDELITRHARPHDLWLHAKNIHGAHVIVPLDKGQNCPAELLVDAATLAAHFSDARGESACEVSYVERRHVRKPRKSAPGAVTFDREKILTVRVEPERLARLLASKQEA; this is encoded by the coding sequence ATGACCACCCCCACCTCGGACCCGCCTCCCCCTCCCCTCGCCCCCCTTCTCGACGCCCGCCTCGAAGCTGCCCACCTCTGCCCGGAGACCGGCCTCCTCACCCTCGCCTTCTACATCGGCCGCAGGCTCTCCCTCGGCGTGGGCCTCGGCCCGCATGTCACCGGATTCGGCTTCCTCCCGCGCCTCCCGCGGGCGCGCGCCACCTCCGCCCACCCCCTCGTCGCGGCCATGCGCGCGCACCTCGTCGATCACCGGGTTCGCTCGATCCACCTCCAGGACGGCGCCCTTCACCTCACCTTCGATCCCCCCGACGACGCGCTCCCCGGCGCGCGCCTCTCCCTTCGCGTCGGACGACGTGGCCAGGCCTCTGTCTCGTCTCCTTCCGGGGCCGTCGTCGTCTGGCCGCTCGATCCCGAGGGCGCGCCCCCGCGTGACGGCGTCGATCCATCCCGCTGGCTCGACGCCGCCGACACCCTCGAACGCCACGGCCTCGCCATGGTCGAGGCCTCCGATGCGCGCGCGCTCGACCTCCTTCGCGCGGGCCTCCTTCGTGCGGCCAAGGCCAAGCTCAAGGCCCTCGAACGGCGCGCCGAGGCCGTGCGGCAGGATCTCGCGCGCCTTCAGGATGCGCCGCGGCTCCAGAAGATCGGGCGGCTCCTCGTCGCCCAGGGAAACAAGGTCCCCAAGGGCGCGACCAAGGCCACGCTCGACGACTGGGAAGAAGGCGGCACGATCGAGGTCGCTCTCGCGCCGGACAAACCCGCGAAGGCCCAGGCCGAGACGTTTTTTCAGAAGGCCCGGCGACTTCAGCGCGGCGCCGCCGTCATGGAGAAGCGGCTCGCCGAGACCGAACGCGCGTGGGAGGCCGTTTTCCCGCTCGTCGACGCGATCGCCGAGGCCCCGGCCGATCCCGCCGCCCTCGACGCGCTCGCCGAGACGGCCAAACACGCCGGCGTCTCCGCCTCCGAGATCGAGGCCGCTTCCCGCGGCAAGGCCACCCGCCAGCAGGACAAGGAGCGCAGGCCGTACCACACGTTTCGTGATGCGCTCGGACGAACCATCCTCGTCGGCCGCGGCGGCAAGGACAACGACGAGCTCATCACGCGGCATGCGCGCCCGCACGATCTCTGGCTCCACGCCAAGAACATCCACGGCGCGCATGTCATCGTGCCCCTCGACAAGGGGCAGAATTGTCCCGCCGAGCTGCTCGTCGACGCCGCCACCCTCGCCGCCCATTTCAGCGACGCACGCGGCGAGAGCGCCTGCGAGGTGAGCTACGTCGAGCGCCGGCATGTCCGAAAGCCCAGGAAAAGCGCGCCCGGCGCCGTCACGTTCGATCGAGAGAAGATCCTCACCGTGCGTGTCGAGCCCGAGCGGCTCGCGCGGCTCCTCGCCTCGAAGCAGGAGGCGTGA
- a CDS encoding helix-turn-helix domain-containing protein, whose product MEARRGRGGLTTSVGKDQTVPRQEKRDAQETRVRVGARVRELRLHRGMTQAELAEASGLSRGYLSSIERARVNATMIPIYRIAAALDVVPMFMFTGANDDDLSREFDKLRYLPAREATQVLEDWARKVQRSFARGQ is encoded by the coding sequence GTGGAGGCAAGGCGTGGTAGGGGTGGGTTGACGACCTCCGTCGGGAAGGACCAGACTGTGCCTCGACAAGAAAAACGCGACGCTCAAGAGACTCGTGTCCGGGTGGGTGCCCGCGTCCGTGAGTTGCGCCTGCATCGGGGGATGACGCAGGCGGAGCTCGCGGAGGCGAGCGGCTTGTCCAGGGGGTATCTATCGAGCATCGAGCGCGCCCGCGTCAACGCGACGATGATCCCCATTTACCGCATTGCGGCAGCGCTCGATGTCGTGCCCATGTTCATGTTTACAGGTGCCAATGACGACGACTTGTCGCGCGAGTTCGACAAGCTGAGGTATCTTCCGGCACGCGAGGCGACACAGGTGCTGGAGGATTGGGCGAGAAAAGTTCAGCGTTCCTTCGCTCGTGGGCAATGA
- a CDS encoding glutaredoxin domain-containing protein, whose amino-acid sequence MTAKGKHVATCSWLDYTSVTMSTRPTLPSDKVSPEVHDLIASFHRGIVDEVAAAVTRDPVVVVGMAQNPVVKNARKLLDQAGVKYTYLEYGSYFSRWKERLAIKLWAGFPTFPMVFIDGILVGGHSELKKIEAAGKLKK is encoded by the coding sequence TTGACCGCGAAGGGCAAGCACGTTGCAACATGCTCGTGGTTGGACTACACGAGTGTGACCATGAGCACTCGCCCCACCCTTCCGAGCGACAAGGTTTCCCCCGAGGTCCACGACCTCATCGCATCTTTCCACCGAGGCATTGTCGACGAAGTCGCAGCCGCGGTCACGCGTGATCCCGTCGTCGTCGTCGGCATGGCGCAAAATCCGGTCGTGAAAAACGCCCGCAAATTGCTCGACCAGGCAGGCGTCAAGTATACGTATCTCGAATACGGAAGCTACTTTTCCCGCTGGAAGGAACGCCTCGCCATCAAGCTCTGGGCAGGTTTTCCAACCTTCCCGATGGTGTTCATCGATGGCATCCTCGTCGGCGGACACAGCGAGCTCAAAAAAATCGAGGCGGCCGGCAAGCTCAAGAAATAG
- a CDS encoding helix-turn-helix transcriptional regulator, protein MVQPTLRHGDFFGTREVRRDVAGFSLSIAAADPARPVARHTHEDAHFILLLDGHYVSSARGAGHLHAEPALIYNPPGTTHQDTFPEHCGRFAGVSVSAARFAEAADVAVPSEAAIRMWEPGALAIAHRIAASAAQGGDALALEALCLELVGAFSRAHAVERRPPRWLTRAREVLHDRSRDELTMAEVAAAAGVHPVYLARMFRRFFGCTPGDYVRRCRIERAALLVRTTGRPLAEIATACGYVDQSHLTRTFARTFATSPGAYRRQYRG, encoded by the coding sequence GTGGTCCAGCCGACGCTGCGGCACGGAGACTTTTTCGGCACGCGTGAGGTGCGCCGCGACGTCGCGGGCTTCTCGCTTTCGATTGCGGCGGCGGATCCAGCGCGGCCGGTCGCGCGTCACACGCACGAGGACGCGCACTTCATCTTGCTGCTCGACGGCCATTATGTGTCGTCGGCGCGTGGTGCGGGGCACCTGCACGCGGAGCCCGCGCTGATCTACAACCCGCCGGGGACGACGCACCAGGACACATTCCCGGAGCACTGCGGCCGGTTTGCGGGCGTGTCGGTGTCGGCGGCGCGGTTCGCGGAGGCGGCGGATGTGGCGGTGCCGAGCGAGGCGGCAATCCGCATGTGGGAGCCGGGGGCCCTCGCGATCGCGCACCGGATCGCGGCGTCCGCAGCGCAAGGGGGCGACGCGCTGGCGCTCGAGGCGTTATGCCTGGAGCTGGTCGGCGCGTTCAGCCGCGCGCACGCGGTGGAGCGGCGGCCACCGCGCTGGCTCACGCGGGCGCGCGAGGTGCTGCACGATCGGTCGCGCGACGAGCTGACGATGGCGGAGGTCGCGGCGGCGGCGGGGGTGCACCCGGTCTACCTCGCGCGCATGTTCCGGCGGTTCTTTGGCTGTACGCCGGGCGACTACGTACGGCGCTGCCGGATCGAGCGCGCGGCGCTGCTGGTACGAACGACCGGGCGGCCGCTCGCGGAAATCGCGACGGCGTGTGGCTACGTCGACCAGAGCCACCTGACGCGCACGTTCGCGCGGACGTTCGCGACGAGCCCGGGCGCGTACCGCCGGCAGTACCGTGGCTAG
- a CDS encoding START domain-containing protein: protein MRRWTFFAILFAVTPLAASAEPPPPSPAQAGAPSTVRAPAPASSLASEGFTLLGEEKGVRVHRREKRSGVEFAAEASFPAPPEQVRRALLDYANHQKWQERLKENKVLARNADSLLVYQRLDLPVIDDRDYTIQVTWGAEGPILWMRFSAANERGPKPVADVVRVNTHEGGWRFEPEGGKGTRAVYRFHLDVAGNVPSWLGKGQAKDDIIDFFVRLNKELPKYR, encoded by the coding sequence ATGAGACGCTGGACTTTTTTCGCCATCCTGTTCGCCGTCACGCCCTTGGCCGCTTCGGCCGAGCCTCCTCCGCCCTCGCCCGCGCAGGCCGGGGCACCGTCGACGGTGCGCGCTCCGGCGCCCGCGAGCTCGCTCGCGTCGGAGGGTTTCACGCTCCTCGGCGAGGAGAAGGGCGTCCGCGTCCACCGCCGCGAGAAGCGCTCCGGCGTCGAGTTCGCGGCCGAGGCGAGCTTCCCGGCGCCGCCCGAGCAGGTGCGCCGCGCGCTGCTCGATTACGCGAACCACCAGAAGTGGCAAGAGCGCCTCAAGGAGAACAAGGTCCTCGCCCGCAACGCCGACTCTCTCTTGGTCTATCAGCGGCTCGACCTCCCGGTGATCGACGATCGCGACTACACCATTCAGGTCACCTGGGGCGCCGAGGGCCCGATCCTGTGGATGCGCTTCTCCGCCGCCAACGAGCGCGGGCCAAAGCCCGTGGCCGACGTGGTCCGCGTGAACACGCACGAGGGCGGCTGGCGATTCGAGCCCGAAGGCGGCAAGGGCACCCGCGCCGTCTACCGCTTCCACCTCGATGTCGCGGGCAACGTCCCCTCGTGGCTCGGGAAGGGCCAGGCCAAGGACGACATCATCGACTTCTTCGTTCGGCTCAACAAAGAGCTCCCGAAATACCGCTGA
- a CDS encoding RNA polymerase sigma factor — MNQPKKEEYDELIALVPILYERAVAKGVREQDAEDIVANVFVDVYAREKPLPSAPDERKKIVLAILSFRILTHIKERRALARQELVEGPAMELLVPDSRDAIMALEERQRIEAIWSRLRPEYRLAIEGNALGENAQETAARIGASVKSVETWLRRGRKMALFELTTLDTIKRPRGIRSVVVLVGLGSFLAAARGAEAFEGRVRGFFRVSARVLGAPLRVLPSVAAGVLALVITQPRPSASANEPGAVVVQAEPRGNAEAPRMESSACAPPPVMLSSVTIVSVPTTKPRSGANPSDRPSSDTASLSDAWLFKAKAALRRGNARRVLELVELDARARRQPDEDRENLRAAALRALAGQR, encoded by the coding sequence GTGAACCAACCCAAAAAAGAAGAATACGATGAGCTGATCGCGCTCGTCCCGATTCTTTATGAACGAGCCGTAGCGAAGGGGGTTCGCGAACAGGACGCCGAGGATATCGTCGCGAATGTTTTTGTCGACGTGTATGCACGGGAGAAACCACTGCCGAGCGCGCCGGACGAACGGAAGAAGATCGTTCTGGCAATCCTGAGTTTCCGCATCCTGACGCACATCAAGGAGCGCAGGGCGTTGGCGCGGCAGGAGCTCGTCGAGGGGCCAGCCATGGAGTTGCTCGTGCCCGATTCGCGGGATGCGATCATGGCTTTGGAGGAGCGCCAGAGGATCGAGGCGATCTGGTCGCGGCTGCGGCCGGAGTATCGGCTCGCCATTGAGGGCAACGCACTCGGGGAGAACGCCCAGGAGACCGCAGCGAGGATCGGCGCGAGCGTCAAGTCCGTCGAGACGTGGCTGCGTCGTGGTCGAAAGATGGCTCTTTTTGAGCTGACGACGCTCGACACGATCAAGCGGCCCCGCGGCATTCGCAGCGTGGTGGTCCTGGTCGGGCTCGGGAGTTTCCTCGCGGCGGCGAGAGGGGCCGAGGCATTCGAGGGGCGGGTGCGCGGGTTCTTTCGTGTCAGCGCGCGTGTGCTTGGCGCGCCGCTCCGCGTATTGCCGAGCGTGGCGGCCGGCGTCCTCGCATTGGTCATCACGCAGCCGAGGCCATCCGCTTCGGCGAATGAACCGGGGGCGGTCGTGGTGCAGGCGGAGCCGAGGGGGAATGCGGAGGCGCCGCGGATGGAGTCGAGCGCATGTGCGCCTCCTCCGGTGATGTTGTCGTCGGTCACGATTGTCTCTGTGCCGACGACGAAGCCGCGGTCCGGCGCGAATCCGTCCGATAGACCGAGCTCCGATACGGCTTCGCTGTCGGATGCATGGCTCTTCAAGGCGAAAGCGGCATTGCGTCGTGGGAATGCTCGACGTGTCCTGGAGCTCGTGGAGCTCGACGCACGCGCGAGACGGCAGCCGGACGAGGATCGGGAGAACCTTCGCGCCGCGGCGCTCCGGGCCTTGGCCGGCCAGCGCTGA
- a CDS encoding serine hydrolase domain-containing protein — protein MWIVLIALFLWGCGARPARHDGIAEALARGDAPKTTSVLAMRGGQVEYEQYFAGATPETLHDTRSATKSLTALAVGIAIERHALPGLDAPAFAYLADLAPFAHDEPGKAAITIEDLLTMSSALDCNDDDEASPGNEENMYPKEVWGRWAVDLPVRAGYQRDASGRGPWHYCTAGVFLLGQIVQRAAQQPIDRFMAEHLFAPLGITRWEFSRSPSGEIMTGGGLRLRTRDLAAIARLVLAHGRAGEGQVVPAAFVDAALKVHREAMPEQHYGYLFWTRVYQTPCGAHTGWFMGGNGGNAVVMFPALDAAVVVTRTNYNMRGMHQQTTHLIEDAILPMLACRR, from the coding sequence ATGTGGATCGTGCTCATTGCCTTGTTTCTGTGGGGATGTGGCGCCAGACCGGCGCGCCACGACGGTATTGCCGAGGCGCTCGCGCGCGGCGACGCGCCGAAGACAACGAGTGTGCTCGCCATGCGCGGCGGTCAGGTCGAGTACGAGCAATACTTCGCCGGCGCGACGCCGGAGACGCTGCATGACACGCGCTCGGCGACGAAATCGTTGACGGCGCTCGCGGTCGGGATCGCGATCGAGCGCCACGCGCTGCCGGGGCTCGACGCGCCGGCGTTCGCGTACCTGGCGGACCTCGCGCCGTTCGCGCACGACGAGCCGGGCAAGGCGGCGATCACGATTGAGGACCTGTTGACGATGTCGTCGGCGCTCGACTGCAACGACGACGATGAAGCATCGCCCGGCAACGAGGAGAACATGTACCCGAAAGAGGTATGGGGGCGGTGGGCGGTCGACCTGCCGGTGCGCGCGGGCTACCAGCGCGACGCGAGCGGGCGCGGGCCGTGGCATTACTGCACCGCGGGTGTCTTCCTGCTCGGCCAGATCGTCCAGCGCGCAGCGCAGCAGCCGATCGACCGCTTCATGGCGGAGCACCTGTTCGCGCCGCTCGGGATCACGCGTTGGGAGTTCTCGAGATCGCCGAGCGGCGAGATCATGACGGGCGGAGGGCTGCGGCTGCGCACGCGCGATCTCGCGGCGATCGCGCGGCTCGTGCTCGCGCACGGCCGGGCGGGCGAGGGGCAGGTCGTGCCCGCGGCCTTCGTCGACGCGGCGCTGAAGGTGCACCGCGAGGCGATGCCCGAGCAGCACTACGGCTACCTCTTCTGGACGCGCGTGTATCAGACGCCGTGCGGCGCGCATACGGGCTGGTTCATGGGCGGCAACGGCGGCAACGCGGTGGTGATGTTCCCGGCGCTCGACGCGGCGGTGGTCGTGACCCGCACGAACTACAACATGCGCGGCATGCACCAGCAGACGACGCACCTGATCGAGGACGCGATCCTCCCGATGCTGGCGTGCAGGCGGTGA